The following nucleotide sequence is from Salvia miltiorrhiza cultivar Shanhuang (shh) chromosome 7, IMPLAD_Smil_shh, whole genome shotgun sequence.
GATGTAGATTAGAATACTCAAGAGTCACATGAGTTAAAGATGAGACATTCATCAACAAACACTTGCCATATGGAATTCCTTTAATTTCTAAGGTTTTAAGATTTGGAGTCCAAATTCTCAGCTCCGCCGTATAAGTAGATGAATCATCGTCGGCATCATGTAAATGCTTGTTCATCGAAAGCTCTTTCAAACTAGTAGACCGGATATGCAAGCTTTCATCACTTTCTACTAAAGACAGGATTAAGACTTCCAACTGAGGGCTACCACACAATATTTGATTAATCACGTCTTCAGTGACCCCAAAACCATTGATAATTGTTAAACTCTTGAGATGATTCCACTGCACATTCCCAGTAATTCTAAAGTAAGAAGTGTGGATCGATAACACTTTAAGCGACGAGCATGAGTACAGATACTGTGGCACCCAACGGACTTTGTGATCATTATTGCCAGTCCTTTTCAGATGTAAATCCCTCCAATGCAAGTATAGTTCTTCAACTTCATGCATCTTGGCAAACCGCACCCACAAATGAGCATCCCCATATGCTGAAAGAAAATGATGCATTTTAACCTTGAATTTCAGAACCTTTACCCCATCCCAGCGTAATAAAACCCGATGAACAATGCTTGAAAATTTTTTATGATCAAAAGAGAGTCTCTCATGATCAGTCATGTTAAGGAAGGGAGTGGTGGTCCAGAGGTTTTTCCAGCGCTTGGATAGAATCGTTGTCCTAACAAAATCCCTAATCGGCAAGAACCAAAATATGTGAAATATAACAGAGTCCGGCAACTCACTGAGTCGATCCATCTTCAAAATCAAAGCATTCTATCAAATTCTCGAAGATTACCTCAAAATGAACGCTTTGTTCTCTCGGATGCTGCAGCCTCAAATAAAACTCATTCGAGCTAATCAACGAACATAGAGAGCTAAACAGTTGTTATCGGGCTGTATTCGAGCCAAGCTGATTCACCCCACAGACTCGAGTTCAGCTCGTAGCTGAGCTAGAGAAAGAGCTTGTTCAACGAGGAAGTCGAGACGCCGACGCGTAAGGGGCGGAGGGAGccacagaggcggcggcggagtgAGCGAATCTGGAAAAATTAGTTGACGAACAGATGCGGTTTTCTTTCAGCTGATGGAGTGGCGGGTTTGTCAATGGCGGCGAAAATTAGAGAAGATGAATTGAATGGTGTGGACTATGGAGTGGGGGCGATGAGAGTTTTCTAGGGTTTCCTCAGTGTGTATGTATATCTAAATTAGTCATTTTATTACTCTTTCCGTCTATAATCaacattttcacattttttggtgtgagttttaaaaaaattagataaaTATGTTATAAATAGAGGTTAGATCTACATTAAATATCTTATTATAAGTTAGTCAATATTTTCACCTTTTTTGGTGTgagtttaaaaaaattagataaaTATGTTATAAATAGAGGTTGGATCTACATTAAATATCTTATTATAAGTTAATGTTTAAAAATATATGATGTGGAAATGAAATTTGAATCTtacattaataaattatattttgacTCAAGTTTGGATCACACGTTAAAGATATTATTGTGAGACAATGTTTAAAATTATGTGGTAGGAAAATGGAACTTATTACATACTTCCTCTATCCATAAAAATTCTTTTTAAGAAGAGTtagcacaaattttaataataattagttgCGTATTCGATGAATAGATAATGAATCCAAAAATTATAAGAGTAATAGTTATtggaattattttctaaaatgatCTAGACGAACGAAATAGAAGCAAGGAAAAATATTCCGTGGATgaacgaaaatgaaaaaataatacaGTAAGATGTTTATAGGATTGAGGGAGTATGAAAAAAGTGTCACACAATCGAGTTAACAAGCGTGATACATATATGGAAACGGCATCAACACAATACAAAAGAGCAATAAGAAGTTAACAAGtgatacatatcaaattaatccAAATGTGTCAAATTGCTTTGCTTCACTGAATAAGGGAATATAATCCCAAAATATAAGAGAGGAAAGAAACAGAGTCAGACGAAGCAAAAAGGATATCAAGCACAGAACATAATGCTGCCATTTTACCCATGTAGTTACCTATGACTGAAGATAGCTTGGTAAGATCAATATTCACCGAAAGTAAATAGTGCAGTTCGCGAGGATCTTGGCATTTTCATCAGCTTCTGCGATGCACGAAGCAAAGAATTTAGTGGTCCTTTTACTCGGAACACAATCTTTTCCAGCTTACTCGCATTTTTCAACAGAAACTCTAGAAGTGGAAATACAATGTCAGCCTCAAGGCCCTCAAAAAAAGTAACCTCAATTGTCCTCAACTGCAGCACAAAGCACATaggaatattttttttcaactcGAGGTAGATCTCACGATCAACCCCCAGTGAATTTTGCAGATCAGAGAACATGCACCTTTCTCTAACTTCAATGACTAACTTCTTTAATGGAGGGGAAATCTCAATCATACTTACAAATTTAAAGTAATGAAATCTGAGCAGTAAGGACTTGACATTAGGATAAGATGAATACGTGTATCCCTCTATCATAGCTCCAAGCCCCTGTTGTATCAATAAGTTTATAATAAGAAGATGAGCTGATTGAAGCGAAGACCCAGTAAGATACAAGGCAGAACATTGATTCAAGGGGATGCAACAGTGAATTCCCTAAATTTAAAAAAGTGTCCTTTATTGGTTCAAAGCTAATCACAAATAATGCAAAATCTACTCTAacacaaattttttaaaatgtgaTTAGAAAGGTGACATTAATATAATTGATTCAGTCTAGAAGCTACTGATGAAATAAAGAAACATACAAACATCGTCGCCCCATCAATGCACATTGACGTTAGAATTAAGAGAACATGATCAACAGGTATGCTGAGTAATTAATGAAATCTTTATCAAGCATGTTTAGTTAATGCCAATGTTACTCGCATTAATCTATGATAAACGTAAGCCATATAAGACAGTTAAAAGAAACCAAACCTTGTCGCAACAGGATGATAATGTGATGTGTTCAACATGTTGGATGCTTGGCAGAATTTGACCAAATAAATCTCCAAGAAAATGACTTGTGAAGCCATCAATCCTGTGATACCAATGTGTCTCACCATAATGATGTAGACCATAACACCCAAGAGTTGCACGGTTTAAAGATGAGACATTCATCAACAAACACTTGCTAAATGGAACTCCTTTAATTTCTAAGGTTTTAAGATTTGGAGTCCAAATTCTCAGCTCCGTCGTCGTATAAGTAGATGCATCATAATCATATAAATGCTTGTTAATCGACAGCTCTTTCAAACTATTAGATCGGATACACAAGCTTTTACTACATTCAAAAAAAGACATGATTAAGACTTCCAACTGAGGGCTACCACACAATATTTGATTCATCACGTCTTCAGTGACCCCATAACCTCTACTAATTGTTAGACTCTTGAGATGATTCCACTGCACATTCCCCTTAATTCTAAAGTAACAATTCTCGATCGATAACACTTTAAGCGATGAGCATGAGTACAGAAACTGTGGCACCCAATGTATTAAATCATCAATATCACCACTCCGTGATTCATGATCATCTTGAATCACCATATGCAAGTATAACTCTTCGACTTCAAATTTCTTGGCAAATCGCACCCACAAATCAACATCCTCGTGTATTGGTTCAAATTTTCTTGGCAAATCCCACAAATCAGCATCCTCATGTATTGGTTCGCAATCCTCCTCATCAGTGGTATCACTTTCAACCTTGAATTTCAGAACCCTTACCCCATCCCAGCGTAATAAAGCCCGCTGAACGAAGTTTCGAAATCGATCTACGGTACCA
It contains:
- the LOC130991347 gene encoding F-box/LRR-repeat protein At3g26922-like isoform X1 codes for the protein MDRLSELPDSVIFHIFWFLPIRDFVRTTILSKRWKNLWTTTPFLNMTDHERLSFDHKKFSSIVHRVLLRWDGVKVLKFKVKMHHFLSAYGDAHLWVRFAKMHEVEELYLHWRDLHLKRTGNNDHKVRWVPQYLYSCSSLKVLSIHTSYFRITGNVQWNHLKSLTIINGFGVTEDVINQILCGSPQLEVLILSLVESDESLHIRSTSLKELSMNKHLHDADDDSSTYTAELRIWTPNLKTLEIKGIPYGKCLLMNVSSLTHVTLEYSNLHQYDRTYCGDFPGIDDFLSSNHFLGDLFGQILPNIQHVENVKLLPCCFKVLRAMIEGCMNLSSPNVKSIQFRFHCTFVGMIEIFPLSKKLFIEVGERVKSYSGEAYSLWASRHFYREFELHIPMSFMLQLRIVEVTLVEGDILFPFLESLLKNASKLEKIVFRVKGSQNCLLHASQKLLKMPRSSRTAVFSFCEY
- the LOC130991336 gene encoding F-box/FBD/LRR-repeat protein At5g56420-like, producing the protein MDRLSELPDSVIFHIFWSLPMWDVVRTTILSKRWLNLWTTTPFLNFGDPRMHFGTVDRFRNFVQRALLRWDGVRVLKFKVESDTTDEEDCEPIHEDADLWDLPRKFEPIHEDVDLWVRFAKKFEVEELYLHMVIQDDHESRSGDIDDLIHWVPQFLYSCSSLKVLSIENCYFRIKGNVQWNHLKSLTISRGYGVTEDVMNQILCGSPQLEVLIMSFFECSKSLCIRSNSLKELSINKHLYDYDASTYTTTELRIWTPNLKTLEIKGVPFSKCLLMNVSSLNRATLGCYGLHHYGETHWYHRIDGFTSHFLGDLFGQILPSIQHVEHITLSSCCDKGLGAMIEGYTYSSYPNVKSLLLRFHYFKFVSMIEISPPLKKLVIEVRERCMFSDLQNSLGVDREIYLELKKNIPMCFVLQLRTIEVTFFEGLEADIVFPLLEFLLKNASKLEKIVFRVKGPLNSLLRASQKLMKMPRSSRTALFTFGEY